A DNA window from Pedomonas mirosovicensis contains the following coding sequences:
- the hemH gene encoding ferrochelatase: MAQPAPARFPAGHSPVAHGRIGVLLVNLGTPDGTDYGSIRRYLSEFLSDPRVVEIPQILWQPILQGIILTLRPSKTGEAYRRIWDRKRNQSPLRVITEAQAAGLQRSFGDQVMVRWAMRYGTPSIGDELNRLKAEGCDRVLVAPLYPQYSAATTATAVDKANDALRGMRWQPTVRYLPPYHDDPAYIQALAQSVREHLDGLGYMPERLVASFHGMPRRTLDLGDPYHCHCQKTARLLREALGWPEEQFLITFQSRFGRAEWLKPYTAEVMAALPSRGVKSVAVIAPAFSADCIETLDELANENRELFLEAGGEAFSYIPCLNDSPAGLALLSRLVERELAGWL; encoded by the coding sequence ATGGCCCAGCCCGCTCCTGCCCGGTTTCCTGCAGGCCACTCTCCGGTGGCGCATGGCCGCATCGGCGTGCTGCTGGTGAACCTGGGCACGCCCGACGGCACCGATTACGGATCGATCCGCCGCTATCTCTCCGAGTTCCTGTCGGACCCGCGGGTGGTCGAGATCCCGCAGATCCTCTGGCAGCCGATCCTGCAAGGCATCATTCTCACCCTTCGCCCCTCCAAGACGGGCGAAGCCTACAGGCGCATTTGGGACAGGAAGCGCAACCAGTCCCCCCTGCGGGTGATTACGGAAGCGCAGGCGGCGGGCCTCCAGCGTTCCTTCGGCGATCAGGTGATGGTCCGCTGGGCCATGCGCTACGGCACGCCGAGCATTGGCGATGAACTCAACCGTTTGAAGGCGGAAGGGTGCGACCGGGTGCTGGTTGCCCCGCTCTACCCGCAATATTCGGCGGCGACGACGGCAACGGCGGTCGACAAGGCCAATGACGCCCTGCGGGGAATGCGCTGGCAGCCGACGGTGCGCTACCTCCCGCCCTATCATGACGACCCGGCGTACATTCAGGCGCTGGCCCAGTCGGTGCGCGAGCACCTGGACGGGCTTGGCTATATGCCGGAGCGGCTGGTGGCCTCCTTCCACGGTATGCCCCGCCGCACGCTCGATCTGGGCGACCCCTACCACTGCCATTGCCAGAAGACCGCCCGCCTGCTGCGGGAAGCCCTTGGCTGGCCGGAGGAGCAGTTCCTCATCACCTTCCAGTCCCGCTTCGGCAGGGCGGAATGGCTGAAGCCCTATACGGCCGAGGTGATGGCGGCCCTGCCGTCTCGGGGCGTGAAGAGCGTGGCGGTGATCGCGCCCGCCTTCTCGGCCGACTGCATCGAGACGCTGGACGAGCTGGCCAACGAGAATCGGGAGCTGTTCCTGGAAGCGGGCGGGGAGGCGTTCAGCTACATCCCCTGCCTCAACGACAGCCCGGCGGGGCTGGCGCTTCTCTCCCGCCTCGTCGAGCGGGAACTGGCGGGCTGGCTGTAG